The sequence GTAAAAACCAGATGGACACTGTGGACTAACTACCACAAATGGAAACTGCTTACCTTCTGCAACTAATTTGGGCGGCCCATTCTGTTTCACCATTTCCAAATCATTACCACTTTCGCCATAACCATGCAGGTAAACCACAAGTGGCCAATCTGTTTTTTCAGCACAGTCTTTGGGCAAATCAAGTAAGTAATGGCTGCTGACTTCTTGAGTAAATGATCGCTTGAAGTGCATGTGGAGTCCTTTAATCGAGTTAAAACCTAATTATCCAAAATTGATTTGATAGTCCAAGATATCGCTTATTCAGGAGACTCCCCGCTCCAATTTGCTGTTTGTGGCGGAGGAACAATACAGAGATCAAGGCGCTTGATCAGTTGGTCCTCCAGTTTCA comes from SAR324 cluster bacterium and encodes:
- a CDS encoding phospholipase; translation: MHFKRSFTQEVSSHYLLDLPKDCAEKTDWPLVVYLHGYGESGNDLEMVKQNGPPKLVAEGKQFPFVVVSPQCPSGFY